The Candidatus Kryptoniota bacterium DNA segment CCGACTATTCCGACGGCTTTCATCAGCCTGAGATCACTCCGTCCTCTTCAATCCGTTCCCATTCGGCTTTCCAATTGGGAAGGTGAAGTCCCCACTCGCCGCATTTCAATCTGACTTCTTCTGAAAACGCTTTTCTCACATCGTCGTTGTCTCTTTGCTTCAATCCGTATTTCCTGTAAACCTGGTTGCGATTTGTTTTCGGCTTTCCGAATATGTTCATCGTACGCGGGTACCATCTTTCGAGTGCGGACTGGATCTCCGCCCTGGTCGGCTTGTCGAGGGCCATCTTCTTCACCCAGTAATCGCCGTGGTTGACATGCATCATTTCTTCCTTGAAGATGCGTTCGATCTCCCTCTTCCACGGGCCGTAAGTAGACTTTTTCACGTCTTCAAGCTGGTGACCCGCGCCGCGGTCCATGCAGAACTGAAACATCACAAAATCGGCCCATGAGTCTATCGGATAATAAAAAATATTTACTCTCCTGTCGTCAGCAGCTCGCCTGTCCTTCAGGTCGTCGCCCTTAGTCTCGATGCGGAGGGTATAGTCATGCTTCGATACGTGCGAGTCGACATCGATGCCGATGTCTTCAAGAAGTCTGTACATCGCGCGCGCGTGACGGACTTCATCTTTCACGATATTAGCGACGGCAAGTTTCTCCTCGGTTGTCGGCGCCTGCATGATCCAGGGAACGTAGCCGAATGCGCCGGCGAGTTCAGAGTCCGCCTGCTGCAGCATTAGATTGACGAGGTTGAGATAATAATCATCGCTCATCTCGTCGGTTGTCTCAATCGATTCACCCTTTCTAAATTTCTCCAACATCCGATTTTCGCGCTCACTGTTGGCGAGACGCGACGGATTCCTGTATGACAGAGGATTTGTGTCCGTCATGATTTCTTCCTCTCTATCTTTTGCGTCACGGCTTGTAGGCCGCGGCCGCGCCTTTCTCCGGAACTCAGGCGGTCATCTTCCCCTGAATTTCGGGGACCGTTTTTCAACAAATGCCCGGATCGCTTCGCTCGAATCGTCCGTTCGTCCGGCAATTTCCTGCAAGTACGTCTCGTATTCAAGGCTTTCCTCGAGCGATCTTCCGGAGGAACGGTTCATCATTTTCTTAATCATCGAGTATGCCACGGTCGGGCCGCTGGCAAACTGGTGCAATATTTTTCCTGACTCGGAGGCAAACGCGTCGGATGCGAAAACCCTGTTGACAAGTCCCAATTGGAGCGCTTCATCTGCTGCGACGTCATTTCCGAGAGCGGCCAGTTCGAACGCCTTCTTCTGTCCGATGATTGCCGGGAGGAAGAAGCTCGAGCCGGAGTCCGGCACCAGTCCGATTTTCACGAAAGCCTGTATGAATTTCGCGTCCGAACTCATGATTATGAAATCGCATGCCAGGGCGAGGCTCATTCCAGCGCCGGCGGCCACTCCGTTCACAAGCGCGACAACCGGCTTACGCATCGAGGTAATCTGCCGGATGATCGGATTATACCGCCGCCTCAGCGAATCTGCGAATGACCTTCCGGGCGAAACTTCTTTCAGATCCTGTCCCGCGGAGAATGCGCGCCCGTTCCCCGTGATGGAGACACACCTGACATTTTCGTCCTTTGAAAAATCTCTGAGGACTGAAAATATTTCTTCGGTCATCTCCTCGTTAAATGCGTTGAGCGAGTCGGGCCTGTTCAGCGTCAGTCGACCGACTCCTTCGCCCGACTCAACGAGGATAGTCTGGAGTTCAGCCATGGGCATAAGCCGGTGTGCCCGGGAGTTTAAATTTCCGAAGATAGTTGAGTACCGAACGCATATCCTTCGGGAGTTCGGACTCAAACGTAACCCGCTTGCCGGATTTGGGATCCATGAATGAAATCGACTCCGCGTGAAGTGCTGTCCTCGAGAGAAGCGGTTTCTCGTCGCCTTCGGAGAAATAGCGCGATTTGACCTGGGAAAGGAAGAATGGCCTGCCGTCCCCGTAAACCTTATCGCACATTACCGGAAGTCCAATAGACGCGAGGTGTACCCTGATCTGATGAGTTCTCCCGCTTTCGGGTTTTGCTTCCACAAGGGCGTACCCATTGAACATTTCGACGACCTTGTAATTTGTAACCGAAGGTTTCCCGTGTTTCTTGTTAATCTTCATAACGCCCGGATGTGTCTGGCTTTCAGAAATGGGGGCCTCTATTTTCCCCTCGGCCTCATCGGGATTCCCAACCGCGATCGCGACGTATCTCTTTTCAACTTCCCTTCCTTCAAACTGGGTGTTAAGTGCCGCATGAGTTTCGGCGTTCTTCGCGAATATTATCGTCCCGCTTGTTTCCTTGTCTATCCGGTGTACCACGAAGATCTCGCCGAATTCCTCCTTCAGCATGTTATACAGGTTTATCAGCGATTGGTTGTACCTGTCGGGAAGCACGAGAAGATGGGCCGGTTTATTGATCACGATGATGTTATCATCTTCGAACACGATCTCGCCGTTCCTCGATCTTATCACGAAATCAAGTTTTCGCTTCATGGGACCACTCATTCCAGAAATCATTTTCCTTTCCAGCGGGGTTTCCGTTTTTCCGAAAACGCTTTCATACCTTCCTTCTGATCCTCGCTCGAAAAGAGCATATAGAAATTTTTTCGTTCAAACTCGAGACCTTCCTTGAGCGGCAGCTCGAAGCTTTTCAGCACGGATTCCTTCGCAAGTTTCACAGCTGACGCCGGCTTCGAGGCAATGAGAAGCGCGAGCTTCTTCGCTTCATCGAGAAGAAGTTCGTCGGGTACGACTTTATTGACCAGGCCGCGCAGCGCTGCTTCTTCCGCGCCGATAGTCTCTCCGGTCAGAACTATTTCCATCGCCCTGTATTTTCCAACAGTTCTCGCGAGCCTTTGGGTTCCTCCCGCTCCCGGGATTACACCGATATTGATCTCCGGCTGTCCGAACTTCGCCGACTCGGAGGCGATAATAATGTCGCACGTCATCGCAAGCTCGCAGCCGCCACCGAGAGCGAAGCCGCTCACTGCGGCAATGATCGGCTTCTTGATTCGTCTTATCCTTTCCCAGACACTGAAGTTGTCACGGGTGAGCATTTCAATGGTTCCCGATTCGGCCATCTCTTTTATATCTGCACCTGCTGCGAACGCTTTCTCGTTCCCCGTTATCACAATGCAATTGATTTTCGTATCCGCGTCGAGTTCTTCGAGACAATTTGCGAGCTCAATCATCAGCCCGTGATTTAGCGCGTTGAGCACTTCGGGACGATGAAGCTGCACAATAGCAATTGGTTCTTCTATGGTGAGGATGACGCTTTGGCCAACAGGATACTTCCGAGTCTCCATCAACGCTCCGATGTTGGTGTGCACGCAAATTTAGATCGGACTTAAAAAAGAAACAAGAGTAGGCGCTGGATAGTGACGGAAGAATCGGAACTCCACATTCAAAGAAAATCAGGTTGAGAGGATTCCGCACGAAGATGTGTGAAGTCCGGCCTAATGTAATATTGCCCAAATTCAGAACGGCAGGATTGCAATTTCGGCCAAAACAGTTGTTCCTTGAATCCTTTCCTTTTAATTTCCTCGCATATCATATCAATTGATGGGTGGCTGAAATGAAAAGGTCTGCTCTTTTTTTGTTCGCTGTCCTGTCATATCTCCCCGGGACAGTTACTTCACAACAAACGAATGAACCGTTGAGAGTCCTTTCCGCGACTCCGAGCGGGGCGACAGAGACCCGCGACCAGTCTCACGCAATCGTCGTCATCTTCAACAAGGCGATGGTTCCACTTCAGGAAGTCCCGGTGGGCGAAGGGTCGGGTCCGCTTGTCATCGAGCCGCAAATAAAGGGACGGTATCGATGGCTTGGAACGACCACGCTGACATTCTGGCCGAACGACACCCTCCCCTATGCAACTGCGTACACCGCGCGTGTGCCGGCCGGAACAAAGGCGCTGGACGGGAGCACGCTCAGCCAGGATTACACCTGGACATTCGAAACGCCTCGTCCACAATTAATCAGAACACTCCCCAGGGACAATGCAACGTATATACGGCCGGAGACAAAGATTTATTTACAGTTCAACGAGCCGATGGATCCGTCGCGTGCCGCGCCATACATATCGATAATGAAATCCAACGGCACCGTCCTGATGACGGTTCCGTCACAGGTTAGGTATCCAACTGGCGACGAGCTCGACAAGTTCGGATGGGACAACCTCGCGAAAAATATTCTGCTCGTCGTTCCGACGGACAAGCTGGAAGGTGGATCCAAGTACTTCGTTCAACTTAAGGCAGGACTTCCCGGTGTCGTGGGGAATCTCGGGCTCGCGGCTGACAAGGTTATTACATTTTCGACTCCGGGCGATTTCAAATTCGAGGGTTTAAGTAGTGAGAGCATCAGACCTGATGGAGCTCTGACACTCGTGTTCTCAAACCCGGTTGACATGAAGGAGCTGGTACAGCATTTATCGTTCAGTCCGGGAATCGAGATTCCGTCCGAATATTCCGAAGGGTATTACGGAACGCGGACGCGCACGTCGCTTTATCTCGATTTCTTGCCGGACACAACCTATTCCCTTAAGATCGACGGCGCGTTGAAGGATGAATTTGGAAATTCCCTGGGACAGGATATATCCGTTTCTTTCTCGACGGGTTCATACACCTCGAGGCTCTACATGGCAGGCGGCGAAGGAACCATTGAGGCGTATGGCAAGATGCGATATCCGATTGCCGTAAGAAATTTGGAGAGTTTCAGACTGCGGCTGGCATCGATTCCTGTAGACAGCGTTATACCTTACTTCATATCCGGTCATTTCGACCAGTGGGTAAATGTGGACCGGAAAGTGGATTTGAAGATTAAGAACAACACCCTCTCGCATATCACGTTCAAAGCCGACGAACCGTTGGGCGGAAAGAAGTTCGGGTTTATCGGTGCAGAAATCAGCGAGCCGGTACCGGCTATCAACGACTTCGGACCTTCGAGCGCATTTCTGCAGGTGACGAGTCTCGGGATTACAGCCAAGTTTTCGCCGGAAAATAATCTCGTCTGGGTCACACATTTGCAGGATACGAAACCGGTAGCAGGTGCCGAGGTACAGGTAAGGGACGATCAAAACAGAGTTCTGTGGAAAGGCTCGACCGATACTTCAGGGCTTGCAACAACACCGGGTTGGGGTACACTCGGAATGAAACCGAAAGAGTATCAACAGCCTCGCATATGGATCTTCGCACGCGAGGGGGAAGACTGGGCTTTTACACGAAATGAAGAAGGAACCGGTATCGATCCATGGAGATTCGGCATCAATTACGACTGGCGCCCCCAATACCAGAGCCTCTCGGGCACTGTATTCACTGACCGGGGTTTGTACCGGGCCGGCGAGGAGGTCCAGATTAAGGGAATCGTCAGACAAAGAATATCGGATGACTGGAAATTGCCGGTAGGAAGAAAAGTCCTCGTCGCAGTAATGGACCCGATGAACGAAGAGGTCCAAACCGACACGATGACCGTCTCTCCTTTCGGATCATTCGATCTCTCCTTCGAGATGAGTCCCAACGCTCATCTCGGCGACTACAGGATACATGTCTTCACCAGGAAGTCGGGGCTCGAGTACGGAGGTTCCGAATACGATTACGAAGACGAAGATCAGAAGAAGAGTCCTGAAGGGATGATCGAAGTCGCGTCGGGTAGTTTCCGTGTCGAAGCATTTCGACCCGCTGAATCCGAAGTGAGCGTACGTTTCCTCGCAAACGGCACTCCCGATCAGCCGTCTTATACGATGGGCGACACCGCACGCGGAACTATTTCGGCGAGGTATCTTTTCGGCGCGCCGATGAGGAACGACAAGGTATCATGGGCACTCCGTGCGTTTCCAGGATCATTCGATCCGCCCGGTTATCCGGATTACTCATTCGGTCCATCATGGTGGGACGTAGAAAGAAGCGAGACGATGCTCGCATCAGTCGACACGACACTCGATGACCACGGAATGCTTGCGATCAGTTTTCCCATTGGAAAGGATCGGCTCAAGGGGACGCAGAATCTTCTTCTCGAGGCGACTGCCACCTCTCAAAGCAGACGAAGTGTGACAGGAAGGGCGAGTGTTTTGCTTCACGGTGGACAATTCTATATCGGCATAAGAGAGTCCAATTTCTTCAACAAGCTCGGCGACACTTTGCGTTTCGATCTAATTGCGTCGCGGCCAGACGGATCGCTTATCCAGGGAGAAGACCTTCATGTCTCGATTGTAAAGCGGCAGTGGATCTCGGTCCGAAGGGCAGAGACCGACGGCCGTTACTACTGGCAGACGGACAAGATTGATTCAATCTTGCAGGATTTCACAGTACCGTCCGGCAGTTCCCCGCGAGAAGGAGAATACGTTCCCAAGCATGCCGGATATTACCTGATAAACGTTCGCTCGACGGATTCGATGGGCAACCCGATAGAATCAGGAAACGACTTCTATGTGACGGGTTCCAGCTACATTGCCTGGCAGCGCTCCGATGATGACCGTATCGATCTTGTCTCAGATCGGAAAAGCTACAAGCCATTCGACGTTGCGCACGTGATGGTTAAATCTCCTTACGAGAACGCGCGAGCGCTGGTGACGGTCGAACGCGACGGAATATTGAGGCAGTGGACAACGACGCTCGTCGGGAGTGCACCCGACATAAGGATTCCAATCACAAAGAGTGATCTTCCGAATATCTTCGTATCGGTGGTCCTCCTACAGGGCCGTGTAGCAGTACAGGAAGTGAACGCGCGGGGCGAGGACATCGGGCGGCCGTCATTCAAGATCGGGTATATTAACCTTCCGGTGGATGCCGGGACTCAACACCTGGGTGTTTCGGTTGTGACAGATAAGGACAACTATCACCCCGGTGACTCTGTAGAAGTTTCGATTAATGTTAAGAATGCTTCAGGCGCAGGGACCGCAGCAGAAGTTGTGCTTAGCGTCGCCGACATGGGTGTACTTAATCTCATCAACTACGCTTTGCCCGACCCCTTCGAGACTTTCTTCGGACCGCGAGAGCTCGGCGTGACAACGTCTGAGACGATCGTCCATCTTGTCCAGCAGCGTTCCTACGGTGAAAAAGGAGAAGATGAAGGCGGCGGCGGAATGTCGCTTTCAGAAATTCAGATGAGAGGCGATTTCAGATTTACCGCTTATTGGAAGGCGTCAATTATCACGGACGAAAAAGGAACGGCGAAAATCAGATTCAAACTCCCGGACAACCTGAGCCAGTTCAAAGTCATGGCCGTCGCGTTGACGATGGGTTCCGAATTCGGATGCGGGACAAGCACGTTCCGTGTGAACAAGGAATTCCTGCTTCAGGCTGCGTTGCCGAGATTCGCGCGCGTCGGCGACAGGTTCAGCGCCGGGGTTCTCGCTACAAACTACTCCAAAGAGCCCGGCACCGTTGTCCTCCTCGCTTCCGTGGACAAGAACCTGATTCTTTCGGGAAAGGATACGATGACGTTTTCACTGGAACCTGGCGCGAGCAAAGAGATCAGATTCGATTATCAGGCACCGGAGCAAATCGGTCCAGCGACTTTCAACTTCCAGGCGGCGATGGGAAAGTTCACCGACGGACTGACCATCACAATTCCTGTTGAAGTCCCAAGGATGAAGGAATCGGACGCACTTTACGAGAGCACCCAGGATTCCGCGAATGAATCGATAATCGTTCCGCAGGATATTCATCCTGGTCTCGGAGAAATCCAGCTTACGGCGGCATCCACAGCACTCGGCGGGTTGGAGAACAGCGTTAATTACCTGATCACGTATCCTTACGGCTGTCTTGAGCAGAGACTCTCCTGCGTCCTTCCCATAATACTCGGGGAAGACATGGTCAAGGCTTTCAAGCTGAACGTTCTCGAAGGAAAAGACATGAGGGCAGTCGCGCAGGGTGTCATCGACGAGATTTCCCGTTTCCAGACGGGCGATGGCGGCTTCGCATACTGGAAAGGCGACCCGTACTCCTATCCATATCTCACTGGTTACGCGGTAATGGTTCTCGGCAAGGCGGTGGATCGGGGATACAGCGTTGACAAGGAAGTTTTGGATAATGCCGTAAAATACTGCAGCAATTATCTGAGAGACATTCAGAATCAAAAGTACGTTCCTGGCGGAGAGCCGTGCCGCCTGGCGACCCGGGCGTTGATTGTCTACGCGCTTGCCTGTGTCGGCCATCCGGAGCCGGCGTATGTCGAACAGCTGTACGTCTCGAGGAACACGCTTCCGCTCTTTGCGAAAGCTTTCCTTCTCGAGGCCATACACAAAGGAAACGGAAATTCAGGAGCGATGTTCGGCATGCAAAACGAGATTACGAGAGCTCTCCTGAACATGGCCAAGTTCGATGGGACAACGGCGCATTTCGAAGAACCCGACTGGGAGGGACTGAAGTGGGTCTTCAGCACAAACACGAGGACGACCGCGATAATACTTCAGGCGCTGCTCGAGACCGGATATCGCGATCCGTTCCTTGCGAAAGTCACAAGCTGGATCATGCGCGAAGGCAAGATCGGGAGATGGCGATCGACACAGGAAAATATTTACGTAGTTGCAGCGCTGTCGGATTATTTCTCTGCCTTCGAGAAAGAGAATCCGGATTTCACCGCCCACATTTCGATTGCAGGCCGGAAAATCCTGGACTCGATGTTCAAGGGACGAGAGTTCAAGACAGTGGCGGAGTCTGTGCCCCTTGGCGAGTTCACGAAGGACAAAGCTCTACCCATCAGCATTAAGAAAAGCGGCGCCGGGAGACTCTACTACGGCATCCGAATGAATTACTATCCGAAGAGAGACACGCTCTACCGCGATGAAGGAATCGCAGTACTGAAGGTGATCACGACGGCAGACGGCAAGCCGGCACAGAAATCGGCAGACGGAGAGTATTTGCTTTCAGCCGGATCGATGTACAAAGTGACCATCACAGTTGTGGTGGCGCAGGAGAGAAATTTTGTGGTAGTCGACGATCCGATACCTGCGGGTACTGAAACCGTGAATCTGACCTTCGACACCGAAAGCGGATTTCTCAGTGAGGGCCTGGATAATCCTGACGAATATGAAACCGAATACTGGTCGGGCGGATTCAACCATGTCGAACAGAAAGACGACCGCGTGCTTCTTTTCGCGAATACCCTTGACGCGGGAACACATTATCATTCTTATCTGGTGCGGGCCGCGACGTACGGGACATTCTCGATGCCGTCGACCCACGCGGAAGAGATGTATGCACCGGACGTTTTCGGTCAGACTGTGCACGGGACAGTGATCGTTAAATGAGAAGGCTGATCAGACTTCTCAGGCTAAGACCTCTTGAAAGCGGCGTGATGATTGCCGCTGCCGCTTTCATTTTTTCTTTTTTTGTTCCAATACCAGAGGAAGATCTGTCGCCTCTTCCAGTAATATCCATGCGCATCACAGACAGAAACGACAGAACCCTGAGAGAGGTCCTGTCTGACCAAGGAGGAAGAGCGTACTGGCTCCGCCCGGATGAAATTCCAAAACACTTGATCGATGCTACGATCGCAGCTGAGGACAGGTATTTCTATTCGCACCCCGGGATAAATCCATTCTCAATTGCGAGAGCTTTCGTCCAGGATATCAGGTCAAGACGGTTTGTCGCCGGCGGATCGACGATCACCCAGCAGGTTGTGAGAAACATATACCATGAGCCGCGGACAATATTCGGGAAGATGATCGAGGGCTGGCGGGCAATCCGGCTGGAGAAGACTATCTCCAAAAAGGACATCATCGTCGAGTATCTCAACCGCGTTCCCTACGGAAACGGCACATACGGGATTGAGGCGGCATCGCGCCTCTACTTTGGAATGCCTGCAGCTCACCTATCTCTCGCACAGTCCGCATTCCTCGCCGGCCTTCCAAATTCACCTAGTATGTCCAATCCATACAAGGGAATCGACAAAGCAAAGAGACGACAGCTGATCATTCTTAAGCGAATGCTCTCGGAAAATTACATCACGAAAGAGGAATGCGGGCGTGCAGCGGACGAACGAATAATTTTGCAGGATCCCGACCGCCAGCTGAGGGCCCCGCATTTTACTGAGATGGTTCTGAACTCAATTCCCGCGGACGAACGGTCCCGGATCTCTTCGATCAGAACTACGCTCGACTACGAGATCCAAAACACGGTAGAGATTCTTCTCAAGGGACATATTGCGTCTCTCCGGAAGTCACATGTCACAAACGGATCGGTTGTTGTCATTGACAATTTGACGGGTGAAGTGATAGCTCTCGCGGGATCGGTGGACTATTTCGATTCACTTCATGACGGTCAGTTCAACGGTGCTCTGGCGAAGAGGCAGCCTGGCTCGGCGCTGAAGCCGTTCGTGTACGGCCTAGCGTTGGAAGCAGGAATGACCGCTGCAGAAGTGCTCCCGGACATCCCTTTCGCCGCTCCGACCCAAAACGGCACTTTCGTTCCGCAAAACTACGACAGAAGGTTTCACGGGCCGGTCAGGTTAAGGACGGCGCTCGGCTGTTCGTACAATGTCCCCGCGGTGAGGGTGGCTGACAAGCTCGGGCTTGATGCCGTCCTCGCGAAATTTCACGACGCCGGCCTGGCATCGCTCGACAGGCCCGCGTCATACTACGGTCTCGGCCTTGCGCTTGGAGATGGTGAAGTGACGCTTCTTGAGCTGACAAGAGCGTACTCCATGCTGGCACGCAGCGGGAATTATATTCCGGATAAAATCATACTCGCAATAAGAAACATTAACGGAGTCGAGAAACCTTTCACCTCACCCGACAGTTCCGTGCCGGCTGGAGTCGCGAGGAGCGTGTTCTCACCGCAAGTGGCTTACATCATCACGAGCATACTCAGCGACGAGGACGCCCGCGCCCCGGCATTCGGGATAGATTCGCCGGTGAGTCTGCCGTTCCCCTGCGCCGTGAAAACGGGAACTTCCAAGGACTATAAAGACAATTGGACGGTTGGATTTACACCCAGATGGACGGTCGGCGTATGGGCAGGCAACTTCGACGCTAAACCGATGCGAACCATTTCAGGGATTACCGGTGCCGGTATGCTATTCAGGGATGTCATGCTTTACCTCGAACAATCGGGGAACTGGTCGGGCTTCCGTGTTCCAGAGGGGATCGTTCACGTGAAAGTCTGTGCGCTCTCAGGAAAACTCCCGGGGAACGCGTGTACCGGCACCATGGATGAAGTGTTCATTCGAGGAACTGAACCGACTGAAACGTGCGACATGCACCTGAAGATTCTTGTAGATGCACGGACAGGAGAGCCCGCCCGTGGGCCGATCCGCGGAAGATCGCTTCTGACAGAGACCATCGAGGTACTGCCGCCCAGCTATGATTCCTGGCTCGAGCAGCGGGAGGAGGGACGCCGCAATCGGCTTCCGGTACCAGGACCGCGTGCGCGTCTCGGGACGCCGGTCAGTTCGACCGGGGATCTTCAGCGGCCGGCTGCCGTCGAGTTCGGAATCTCAGCGCCGGAAAATGGAGCGGTCTTCAAAATCGATCCGTCACTCAGAAGAGAATTTCAAATGCTGGATGTGGCTGTCGTCGCCGGTCCAGCGTACCATGATGTCAAACTGCTCGTCGACGGCAAATTGTACGCTGAATTATCGGATACCAAGATAGCGCGCTGGGCATTGTTACCGGGAGGACACGCGTTCAGCATCATCGCCGAAAGAAAAAACAAGACCGTGAGAAGTTCAACCGTGCGGATTACCGTGAACTAGCGCTTGATAGTCTGCTGCCGGTACTGCGATCGCTGCGATTCTTCGAAATACGTTTATCTTCCTTCGTATCGGGAGATCCGGCCGATCAGAGAGGCGCCCGCCAATTCTTTTACCCCTCAAATTATTTTCGCTTCCCCGAACCAACGGCGCGCAAAATTGCTCTCCCGACTTTCCTTTCTCCTGATCTTCAGATTCCCCAACTTAGCGACAAGTTGAAGATTGTCGGGAGCTGGTACACTACGTCGCCGGTAATATTGTTAATGTAGAACACATTTCTTTTGTTGTACGCGTTGACCAGCGTACCCTGGAGCGTGAAGTGTGCCGGATCGATCTCAAAATCGTACGACGCGCTCAGGTCGAGACTTTGATAACCCGGAAGCCTTGATGTGTTCAGGCTGCCGAATAAGACCTGGCTGGATAGGGCCTGGCCGGTGTAATCAGGCAAGTTGTGGGGATTAATTTGAGCGAGCCCGAAATATCCGTCGACCGGAGTATACGGAAGCCCGCCCGAGAACTTCCACCTCGCTCTCAGCCAGAACTTCCTGAGCAGCTGCATGCCCGCGGAGATGTTCAACTGATGGCGAAGGTCATATCGTGGGAAATATGTCAAGCCGTCGAACATTCTAGTTGTGCGGCTGAATGAATAGCTCCCTTCAAGATAAGAGCTCTCCCCTGCGTCGTATCTGAAACTCACGTCCGCACCGTACGCTTCTCCCCTTCCGAATATGAAGTCGTTCTCATATTCGTACACCTTGTCCCGGTTAACCGCAACTAAATTCCTGAAATCCTTGTAGTAAACTTCTATTCTTGCGGAAGTGAGAACGTTTGGATTCAATTTGACCCCCAGTACGTACTGAGTCGATTGCTCATCCCCGCTCCCTTCAGGAAGAGGAGCGATGACGTCGAAAGGAGTGAATACCATATTTTCGTCGTTCAGATTCATCAGTCTCTGGTGATAGATCCCACATGTGGCATAGACGGAAACGGGTTCTCCGAAATCGTACCCGAGCGTAATCCGGGGTTCCGCTATGTAACCATTCGGCTCACCGGCGAGGTCCTCGAATGCCCTCTGGAGATCTGATCGGAGTCCCAGCTCGAATGATAGTCCGCCTGCAAAATGGAAATTGTATTTTGCCCAGACCTGCGGTTCGGTCTCCGAGAGCGATTGCTGTATCACGGTGCCGTACTTATTAGTAAAAGTGTAATTATACGTGGGGAAATTGAATAACAGTCCGATGTTGAACTCGTTCCGAGCTATCGAATACGACGTTACCTCCGCGTACAACGAGGGGCTCGACACTTCGCTGAGCTGGTAGCTGAGATACTGTGCATCTTTCGGAAGTTGCTCCGCCTTGTATGTTGAAGTCGAGATCGAAAATCTCATGTCGTACTGGTCGCCTACTAGATAGCTGCCGGAAACCGCTGCGGAGTTGTTGGTCCACCTGAAATCCGGCTCGGAGCTGTTGGAACCGGAGATCATATCCGCATTAGTCAGGAATTCTGCGGAGACATGTCCCGTTCCAAATGATTCCACTGTGGCTTTTGCAAAACCGTCGTAGAAGTCGAAAGGGAGTCCGAGTCCATAGAATTTTTGAAGAGCGTCCTGGAACAACGGGCGGCGGTAAAATAGCACGAAGCTTGTGTTTCCTCCCGACGAAAACGGACCGGTTAGAGAAAAATCCGACGAGAGAAGGTCGAGCGTGCCCTTCGCTCTGTAATTGTATCTATCGCCGTCGATCGTCTGAATGTCGAATACTGACGACAGTCTTCCGCCATACTGCGCCTGGAATCCTCCGGTACTGAAATCCGCGACCTTAACTATCATCGGGTCCACAAAACTAAACAACCCGAACGCATGCGACAGGTTGTAGATCTGCATGCCGTCGATGAGAACAAGGTTCTGATCCGGACCTCCTCCCCTTACATAGTACTGGCTGGAAATTCCGCTGACTGTGACGACACCCGGAAGCTGCGTGACATATTGTACAACGTCATTCTTGAACATGCCGACATTTCTCTGCAGTTCTCCGGAAGTTATAATCGTTGTGCCCGCGACTTTCGCACCGCCGACGTATGACTCTCCGGTGACCTCAACAGCCGGCATTGTCTTGGGAGACTCAGGGATCGCGAGGCGAACGGTAGTCGATTCCTTCAACGAATCAGGGAGTTCGAAATCTTTCGAC contains these protein-coding regions:
- a CDS encoding enoyl-CoA hydratase-related protein codes for the protein MAELQTILVESGEGVGRLTLNRPDSLNAFNEEMTEEIFSVLRDFSKDENVRCVSITGNGRAFSAGQDLKEVSPGRSFADSLRRRYNPIIRQITSMRKPVVALVNGVAAGAGMSLALACDFIIMSSDAKFIQAFVKIGLVPDSGSSFFLPAIIGQKKAFELAALGNDVAADEALQLGLVNRVFASDAFASESGKILHQFASGPTVAYSMIKKMMNRSSGRSLEESLEYETYLQEIAGRTDDSSEAIRAFVEKRSPKFRGR
- a CDS encoding enoyl-CoA hydratase-related protein, translating into METRKYPVGQSVILTIEEPIAIVQLHRPEVLNALNHGLMIELANCLEELDADTKINCIVITGNEKAFAAGADIKEMAESGTIEMLTRDNFSVWERIRRIKKPIIAAVSGFALGGGCELAMTCDIIIASESAKFGQPEINIGVIPGAGGTQRLARTVGKYRAMEIVLTGETIGAEEAALRGLVNKVVPDELLLDEAKKLALLIASKPASAVKLAKESVLKSFELPLKEGLEFERKNFYMLFSSEDQKEGMKAFSEKRKPRWKGK
- a CDS encoding RluA family pseudouridine synthase, whose protein sequence is MKRKLDFVIRSRNGEIVFEDDNIIVINKPAHLLVLPDRYNQSLINLYNMLKEEFGEIFVVHRIDKETSGTIIFAKNAETHAALNTQFEGREVEKRYVAIAVGNPDEAEGKIEAPISESQTHPGVMKINKKHGKPSVTNYKVVEMFNGYALVEAKPESGRTHQIRVHLASIGLPVMCDKVYGDGRPFFLSQVKSRYFSEGDEKPLLSRTALHAESISFMDPKSGKRVTFESELPKDMRSVLNYLRKFKLPGTPAYAHG
- a CDS encoding Phenylacetic acid catabolic protein codes for the protein MTDTNPLSYRNPSRLANSERENRMLEKFRKGESIETTDEMSDDYYLNLVNLMLQQADSELAGAFGYVPWIMQAPTTEEKLAVANIVKDEVRHARAMYRLLEDIGIDVDSHVSKHDYTLRIETKGDDLKDRRAADDRRVNIFYYPIDSWADFVMFQFCMDRGAGHQLEDVKKSTYGPWKREIERIFKEEMMHVNHGDYWVKKMALDKPTRAEIQSALERWYPRTMNIFGKPKTNRNQVYRKYGLKQRDNDDVRKAFSEEVRLKCGEWGLHLPNWKAEWERIEEDGVISG